From a single Nymphaea colorata isolate Beijing-Zhang1983 chromosome 4, ASM883128v2, whole genome shotgun sequence genomic region:
- the LOC116252081 gene encoding protein GRAVITROPIC IN THE LIGHT 1-like translates to MQEMEKEEGTVKPPQITELFQRLASVCKSKTIEFFAEEDEYEQIPAMGDDDFDSKEELITDQKVVVIKPDHLRDPSEMPQIGTSPNLDSFLSCIFANIAAFESAYLQLQTAHTPFDVENVKAADRSAIAQLRKLSEVKHSYRTCSELPSLNWLLEAQVEERQSMLRTYEMTVNRLQSEIDRMDSEASVLKAHKEKLIRRNSVLTKRLEELNFRRASLSLSVFDSALREAIRLSHSFTKVLIDYMKHKRWDLDSAADSLHPGIDYAKKGHNRYAFLSYVCLEMFRGFDDESFSELNVSSFEEKDHLKRFISCSSIDALEVLRREEEGGFSKFCRKKYLQLVHPKMELSFLGNTEQRDVIANYSCSSWPLTNPLLVSFVKMAHAIWLLHILASAFESALGIFQVKRGARFSMVFMENVVRKSVVADSGDAGSAPIVGFTVVPGFRIGKTVIQCQVYLDGMRCIE, encoded by the coding sequence ATGCAGGAGAtggagaaggaagaaggcaCGGTGAAACCTCCCCAGATCACGGAGCTGTTCCAGCGGCTCGCCAGCGTCTGCAAATCCAAAACCATAGAGTTTTTCGCTGAGGAAGACGAATACGAGCAGATTCCGGCTATGGGGGACGACGACTTTGACTCGAAGGAGGAGCTGATCACAGACCAGAAGGTGGTCGTGATCAAGCCCGACCATCTTCGTGACCCATCTGAAATGCCCCAAATTGGTACCTCCCCGAATCTTGACTCCTTCCTTTCTTGCATTTTCGCCAATATTGCCGCCTTCGAATCTGCTTACCTTCAGTTGCAAACGGCACACACGCCATTTGATGTTGAAAACGTGAAGGCGGCAGACCGGTCGGCCATTGCCCAACTTCGGAAGCTCTCTGAAGTCAAGCATTCTTATCGGACTTGTAGTGAATTGCCCTCCTTGAATTGGCTTCTTGAGGCACAAGTGGAGGAGAGGCAGAGTATGCTTAGGACCTATGAGATGACAGTGAACCGTCTTCAATCCGAGATCGATCGGATGGATTCTGAGGCGTCGGTGCTGAAGGCGCACAAGGAGAAGTTGATCAGGAGGAATTCAGTATTGACGAAACGATTGGAAGAGTTGAATTTTAGAAGGGCCTCGCTGTCCTTGAGTGTTTTTGATTCCGCATTGCGGGAAGCAATCAGGTTGTCTCATAGCTTCACGAAGGTTCTTATTGACTACATGAAGCATAAGAGGTGGGACTTGGATTCTGCTGCGGATTCACTTCATCCAGGAATAGATTACGCAAAAAAGGGGCATAACAGATACGCATTCTTATCATATGTTTGTCTAGAGATGTTCCGAGGATTCGATGATGAAAGCTTTTCGGAATTGAACGTCTCATCATTTGAAGAGAAGGATCACTTGAAGCGATTCATTAGCTGTAGCTCAATTGATGCACTTGAGGTTTTgaggagggaagaagaaggtgggTTCTCTAAATTCTGCCGGAAAAAGTATTTGCAGCTAGTGCATCCTAAGATGGAACTTTCATTCTTAGGCAATACGGAACAGAGGGACGTAATAGCGAACTATAGTTGCTCTAGCTGGCCTCTGACTAACCCTCTACTTGTATCGTTTGTGAAGATGGCACACGCGATTTGGTTGTTACATATATTAGCCTCTGCATTCGAATCTGCACTTGGCATTTTTCAAGTCAAAAGAGGCGCTCGGTTCTCTATGGTTTTCATGGAAAATGTTGTTCGGAAGTCAGTTGTGGCTGATTCAGGTGATGCTGGTTCAGCGCCCATTGTAGGGTTTACCGTAGTTCCTGGGTTCAGAATTGGCAAGACAGTCATTCAATGTCAAGTCTATCTAGACGGCATGAGATGTATAGAATGA